In the Streptomyces sp. cg36 genome, one interval contains:
- a CDS encoding DUF4440 domain-containing protein — protein MIQNDRHAPKTLPQHPDVTEAIVRERRLHDPSIRLSTSLAQALFDPDFIEVGASGRRWTHAEMVAALPTLHGGAENSTPITAEHFEGTVLAPGIVHLTYETHIEDRHARRSSIWRRDAAGEFRLYYHQATPVPDGTAQP, from the coding sequence ATGATCCAGAACGACCGGCACGCGCCCAAGACCCTCCCTCAGCATCCGGACGTCACCGAGGCGATCGTCCGGGAGCGACGCCTCCACGACCCCTCCATCCGTCTCTCCACCTCTCTGGCCCAAGCCCTCTTCGACCCCGATTTCATCGAGGTCGGCGCCTCCGGACGACGGTGGACGCACGCGGAGATGGTCGCCGCCCTGCCCACGCTCCACGGCGGCGCCGAGAACAGCACCCCCATCACCGCAGAACACTTCGAGGGCACGGTCCTCGCCCCCGGGATCGTCCACCTCACCTACGAGACCCACATCGAGGACCGGCATGCCCGCCGTTCGTCGATCTGGCGCCGCGACGCCGCCGGGGAGTTCCGGCTCTACTACCACCAGGCCACACCGGTGCCGGACGGGACGGCCCAGCCGTAG
- a CDS encoding methyltransferase domain-containing protein: MSGRVLTSDWAPSFAAVPRAGFLSDLIWPWDMKTGQSVPVSRTDDPKTWYGYADSDAPVVTQWDDGTHTGAEPGELSTSSASMSSVVFSMLRDLDVQPGSRVLEIGTGTGWNAALLAHRLGPGNVVSVEVDEAVAAAARAALDRFGLPVRVVHGDGIEGDPAGAPYDRIIATCGLRSIPYAWIEQCRPGGVVVAPWGTHYGNGDAVARLTVADDGRSATGPFTGPVEFMKARAQRRPPVRHADYVPGSVADGDESSTTVTEDQFLSGRFSPQEFVLGLGVRDCVRAVAAKEDGARAVWFYGLSDRSWACAQFRDEDTTRVWQSGPRRLWDETEAAHRWWQGQGRPGFTRFGLTVDDEGERAWLDSPGHPVPVRST, encoded by the coding sequence ATGTCCGGGCGCGTCCTCACCTCGGATTGGGCGCCCTCATTCGCTGCCGTTCCACGCGCCGGCTTCCTCTCTGACCTCATCTGGCCATGGGACATGAAGACGGGACAGAGCGTCCCCGTGTCGCGGACCGACGACCCGAAGACCTGGTACGGATACGCGGACTCCGACGCTCCCGTGGTCACCCAATGGGACGACGGCACGCACACGGGAGCTGAACCCGGGGAGCTCTCCACCAGCTCCGCCTCCATGTCGAGCGTCGTGTTCTCCATGCTCCGGGACCTGGACGTCCAACCCGGCTCCCGTGTGCTGGAGATCGGCACCGGCACGGGGTGGAACGCCGCACTCCTCGCCCACCGGCTCGGCCCCGGGAACGTCGTCAGCGTGGAGGTCGATGAGGCTGTGGCGGCTGCCGCGAGGGCCGCTCTCGACCGGTTCGGTCTGCCGGTGCGCGTGGTCCACGGCGACGGCATCGAGGGGGACCCGGCAGGGGCGCCGTACGACCGGATCATCGCCACGTGCGGGCTGCGCTCCATCCCGTACGCATGGATCGAGCAGTGCCGCCCCGGCGGGGTCGTCGTGGCGCCGTGGGGAACGCACTACGGCAACGGGGACGCCGTGGCCCGGCTGACCGTCGCGGACGACGGAAGGAGCGCCACGGGGCCGTTCACCGGGCCCGTGGAGTTCATGAAGGCACGAGCCCAGCGCCGGCCACCTGTGCGGCACGCCGACTACGTTCCCGGCAGTGTCGCCGACGGGGACGAGTCGTCGACGACGGTCACGGAAGACCAGTTCCTGAGTGGCCGGTTCAGCCCGCAGGAATTCGTCCTGGGTCTGGGCGTCCGCGACTGTGTGCGTGCGGTGGCGGCGAAGGAGGACGGGGCACGCGCCGTCTGGTTCTACGGACTGTCGGACCGCTCATGGGCGTGTGCGCAGTTCCGGGACGAAGACACCACCCGCGTATGGCAATCGGGTCCACGCCGGCTGTGGGACGAGACCGAAGCCGCCCACCGATGGTGGCAGGGACAAGGCCGCCCCGGCTTCACGCGCTTCGGACTGACCGTGGACGACGAAGGTGAACGGGCATGGCTCGACTCGCCAGGGCACCCGGTGCCGGTCCGCAGCACGTAG
- a CDS encoding TetR/AcrR family transcriptional regulator yields the protein MTIGQDAADRLTRKGRETRRRIVEGAAQEIRERGAAGATLDDIRARTATSKSQIFHYFPGGKEELLLAVAAREADRVLEDQEPHLSDLRTWAAWQDWRDAVLRRYEQQGINCPLGVLLTELGRTTPAAQQLTGQLISTWQAALREGIRAMQKTGQIDHRLDADRTAAALVAAVQGGVTILTATGSTTHLEAALDTTLALLRASAPDVR from the coding sequence GTGACCATCGGCCAAGACGCAGCGGACCGGTTGACCCGCAAGGGCAGGGAGACCCGGCGGCGCATCGTCGAGGGCGCGGCCCAGGAGATCCGCGAGCGGGGTGCCGCCGGCGCGACCCTCGACGACATCCGCGCCCGGACCGCGACCAGCAAGAGCCAGATCTTCCACTACTTCCCGGGCGGGAAGGAGGAGTTGCTCCTCGCGGTCGCCGCCCGCGAGGCCGACCGGGTCCTGGAGGACCAGGAACCCCACCTGTCCGACCTGCGCACATGGGCGGCCTGGCAGGACTGGCGCGACGCGGTGCTGCGGCGCTATGAGCAGCAGGGCATCAACTGCCCGCTCGGAGTGCTGCTCACCGAACTGGGGCGCACCACTCCGGCCGCGCAACAGCTGACGGGCCAGTTGATCAGTACGTGGCAGGCGGCCCTGCGCGAGGGCATCCGGGCCATGCAGAAGACCGGCCAGATCGACCACCGCCTGGACGCCGACCGTACGGCCGCCGCACTGGTCGCCGCGGTGCAGGGCGGCGTGACCATCCTGACTGCCACCGGCAGCACCACGCACCTCGAAGCCGCCCTCGACACGACACTGGCCCTGCTACGGGCCAGCGCTCCGGATGTGCGGTGA
- a CDS encoding NAD(P)H-binding protein — protein MNNYTVTVTGSTGKTGRHVITQALQRGWRVRAASRRDGGQGEWVPMNWSDQNTWAPAFTGSDAAYIVLPAEHPGILDQAPAMLRTAADAGVKKIVLLSAMDVDTAPAGTLQPVAEQALRELPVQWAIVRPTWFMDNFTTGGFAAMTAAGHLRFPTGEGRLPFVDSRDLAAVAIAALAEDGPAGILPVTGPQAITHSQVAASLTAALSRRIEYTSIPAEDFVTDLTAMGFPLEHAWHMANTHIQPSTGQLLVPVTDTVERVTGSRAYTFEDFAQHHARTAH, from the coding sequence ATGAATAACTACACCGTGACGGTCACCGGCTCGACCGGCAAGACCGGCCGCCATGTCATCACCCAGGCCCTGCAGCGTGGCTGGCGCGTGCGGGCCGCCTCCCGCCGGGACGGCGGCCAGGGCGAGTGGGTCCCCATGAACTGGTCGGACCAGAACACGTGGGCCCCTGCCTTCACCGGCTCCGACGCCGCCTACATCGTCCTGCCGGCCGAACACCCCGGCATCCTCGACCAGGCACCCGCGATGCTGCGCACCGCTGCCGACGCGGGCGTGAAAAAGATCGTGCTGCTGTCCGCCATGGACGTCGACACAGCCCCCGCAGGCACACTCCAGCCCGTTGCCGAGCAGGCCCTGCGCGAGCTTCCTGTGCAGTGGGCCATCGTGCGGCCCACCTGGTTCATGGACAATTTCACCACCGGCGGCTTCGCCGCGATGACTGCCGCCGGGCACCTGCGTTTCCCCACTGGAGAGGGACGGCTTCCGTTCGTCGACAGCCGTGACCTTGCCGCCGTGGCAATCGCGGCCCTCGCCGAGGACGGGCCGGCCGGTATTCTGCCTGTCACTGGCCCGCAGGCCATCACCCACAGCCAGGTGGCCGCATCCCTCACCGCTGCTCTGAGCCGACGCATCGAGTACACCTCCATCCCGGCGGAAGACTTCGTCACCGACCTCACAGCGATGGGCTTCCCCCTCGAACACGCCTGGCACATGGCCAACACCCACATCCAGCCCTCCACAGGGCAACTCCTCGTCCCGGTGACCGACACCGTCGAACGCGTCACCGGAAGTCGCGCATACACATTCGAAGACTTCGCCCAACACCACGCCCGCACGGCTCACTGA
- a CDS encoding IS5 family transposase codes for MGRGDLTNAEWDRLEAFLPRGGARGGRWSDHRRVINGVLYRVRTGVQWRDLPERFGPWETVYKRHRRWSADGTWTMLLSKVQAAEDAEGRIDWDVSVDSTTVRAHQHAAGAKKEPPVVIPQKGVASGTNQVDPVLRKLAVRPAGGGGQIGECLGRSRGGFTTKVHLAADGRCRPLCLVLTPGHYGDGPQLERVLERLSVPRIGVGLPRTRPDRVLADKAYTSRKNRRYLRRRGIRHTIPERLDQQRHRHNRGSRGGRPTGFDSERYKKRNTVERAINRLKGFRAVATRYEKRAYIYLGTITLAALTIWLRT; via the coding sequence ATGGGTCGTGGGGATCTGACGAATGCGGAGTGGGATCGGCTGGAGGCGTTCTTGCCTCGTGGTGGTGCTCGTGGGGGTCGGTGGAGTGATCACCGTCGGGTGATCAACGGGGTGTTGTACCGGGTGCGGACGGGTGTGCAGTGGCGGGATCTGCCTGAGCGGTTCGGGCCGTGGGAGACGGTTTATAAACGTCATCGCCGCTGGTCAGCGGATGGGACGTGGACGATGCTGCTGTCGAAGGTGCAGGCTGCGGAGGACGCCGAAGGGCGGATCGACTGGGACGTGTCGGTGGACTCCACCACGGTGCGGGCTCACCAGCATGCTGCCGGTGCGAAGAAGGAGCCGCCCGTTGTGATTCCTCAAAAGGGGGTCGCGTCGGGGACGAATCAGGTCGATCCGGTTCTTCGGAAACTGGCCGTCCGTCCGGCTGGAGGAGGTGGTCAGATCGGCGAGTGCCTGGGACGTTCCCGCGGGGGTTTCACCACCAAAGTCCACCTCGCCGCCGACGGACGCTGCCGGCCCCTCTGTCTCGTCCTGACACCTGGTCACTACGGTGACGGCCCACAACTCGAGCGTGTGCTGGAGCGGTTGTCCGTGCCCCGTATCGGAGTTGGCCTACCCCGCACCCGGCCCGACCGTGTCCTGGCGGACAAGGCCTACACCTCCCGCAAGAACCGCCGCTACCTGCGACGACGCGGGATCCGCCACACCATCCCCGAACGTCTTGACCAGCAGCGTCACCGGCACAACCGAGGCTCCCGGGGCGGCCGTCCCACCGGCTTCGACAGCGAGCGTTACAAGAAACGCAACACCGTCGAACGTGCCATCAACCGGCTCAAGGGCTTCCGTGCCGTCGCCACACGCTACGAGAAACGGGCCTACATCTACCTCGGCACCATCACCCTCGCAGCCCTCACCATCTGGCTCCGAACATGA
- a CDS encoding quinone oxidoreductase — MRAIVVEELGGPEQLHIAQLPTPVPGPGEIRVDVTAAGANFMDTGARRLGPATGELPFVLGVEGAGRISALGPDVSEFAVGDRVAWVYAYGSYAEQIVLPAADAVPLPDDIPDDVAASLMMQGITAHHFVTEAADIQPGQTAVVHAAAGGLGQKLTQLIKTRGATVIGIVSGAQKADIARRAGADHVVLSSGAAFVEPVLDLTSGEGVHAVFDGGGETTFRASMSVLRRHGLLLYYGAFLGSAPVINMRELPRSIKISYPVFSDHIPTREALLNHSADLFDLVRNKDLDPGIGHRYPLDAAAQAHRDIESRATTGKLLLLP, encoded by the coding sequence ATGCGCGCCATCGTTGTGGAAGAACTCGGCGGACCCGAGCAGTTGCACATCGCCCAACTCCCCACCCCCGTACCCGGGCCGGGAGAGATCCGCGTGGACGTCACCGCGGCCGGGGCCAACTTCATGGACACCGGGGCCCGCAGACTCGGCCCGGCCACCGGTGAACTCCCCTTCGTGCTCGGGGTGGAGGGCGCCGGCCGCATCAGCGCGCTGGGGCCGGACGTGAGCGAGTTCGCCGTCGGAGACCGGGTCGCCTGGGTGTACGCGTACGGTTCCTACGCCGAGCAGATCGTGCTGCCCGCAGCCGACGCCGTACCGCTGCCCGACGACATCCCTGATGACGTGGCCGCGAGCCTGATGATGCAGGGCATCACCGCCCATCACTTCGTCACCGAGGCCGCCGACATCCAGCCCGGCCAGACCGCGGTGGTGCACGCCGCCGCCGGCGGCCTCGGCCAGAAACTGACCCAGCTCATCAAGACGCGCGGCGCCACCGTCATAGGGATCGTGTCCGGTGCGCAGAAGGCCGACATCGCCCGCCGTGCAGGCGCCGATCACGTCGTGCTGTCCAGCGGCGCCGCGTTCGTGGAGCCGGTGCTGGACCTGACCAGCGGAGAGGGTGTCCATGCCGTCTTCGACGGCGGCGGCGAGACCACGTTCCGCGCCTCCATGAGCGTGCTCCGCCGGCACGGGCTGCTCCTCTACTACGGGGCCTTCCTGGGCTCAGCCCCCGTCATCAACATGCGGGAGCTGCCCCGCAGCATCAAGATCTCCTATCCCGTCTTCAGCGACCACATCCCCACCCGCGAGGCACTCCTGAACCACAGCGCCGACCTCTTCGACCTCGTACGGAACAAGGACCTCGACCCCGGGATCGGCCACCGCTACCCACTCGACGCCGCCGCCCAAGCCCACCGCGACATCGAGTCCCGCGCCACCACCGGCAAACTCCTGCTGCTTCCCTGA
- a CDS encoding ricin-type beta-trefoil lectin domain protein: MSAGMLALAAAGSLTVATPVVASATSAAVSPGAKAVQSQPYLMYRDQGNNQCLDSDKAGGQVRNRQCQSDNPYMHWRQVDTDDNGYFVLQNLGQNTCLDSDKSGGRSYNRNCNLNNPYMRWRMDSSNGVSLLVNKGQGTCLVADGNSYVYNKSCDQKNPYMSWVN, encoded by the coding sequence ATGAGTGCGGGGATGCTGGCGCTGGCCGCTGCGGGCTCGCTCACCGTCGCAACCCCTGTGGTGGCATCAGCCACCAGTGCCGCGGTGTCGCCGGGCGCCAAGGCCGTTCAGTCCCAGCCCTATCTGATGTACCGGGACCAGGGCAACAATCAGTGCCTGGACTCTGACAAGGCAGGCGGTCAGGTCCGCAACCGGCAGTGCCAGAGCGATAACCCGTACATGCACTGGCGGCAGGTGGACACCGACGACAATGGCTATTTCGTACTCCAGAACCTGGGGCAGAACACCTGTCTGGACAGTGACAAGTCGGGTGGTCGGTCCTACAACCGCAACTGCAACCTCAACAATCCGTACATGCGGTGGAGGATGGACTCGTCCAATGGCGTGTCACTGCTGGTGAACAAGGGCCAGGGCACCTGCCTTGTCGCAGACGGAAACAGTTACGTGTACAACAAGAGCTGCGATCAAAAGAATCCCTATATGTCCTGGGTGAACTGA
- a CDS encoding alpha/beta hydrolase: MHSLHFTAESSSNGMIERDFTLARVPGVLWSPASHAADRAPLILMAHGGGNHKKHPAMSGRARLLVTGCGFHVAVIDAPGHGDRPRTAHDEAEIAELFRARAAGEPEGPIVVRYNDHLANLAVPEYQATLDALQELPEIGADGPVGFWGINMGTAIGVPFVATEPKITAAVFGQHWPDALAEKAKQITIPIEFDLQWDDEHIAREEGLALFDAFASKEKSLHVNSGKHKELPRFEADSAVRFFARHLGRAVTPPA; this comes from the coding sequence ATGCACTCTCTGCACTTCACCGCCGAGTCGTCGTCCAACGGCATGATCGAACGCGACTTCACCCTGGCCCGCGTCCCCGGCGTCCTCTGGTCGCCGGCCTCCCATGCGGCCGATCGCGCACCCCTGATCCTGATGGCTCACGGGGGCGGCAACCACAAGAAGCACCCGGCGATGTCCGGCCGTGCCCGTCTCCTCGTGACCGGCTGCGGTTTCCACGTCGCCGTCATCGACGCGCCCGGCCACGGCGACCGGCCGCGCACGGCACACGACGAGGCGGAAATCGCCGAGCTGTTCCGGGCGAGGGCGGCGGGCGAGCCGGAAGGCCCGATCGTCGTGCGCTACAACGACCACCTGGCCAACCTCGCCGTGCCCGAGTACCAGGCGACCCTGGACGCCCTCCAGGAACTCCCGGAGATCGGCGCCGACGGGCCGGTCGGCTTCTGGGGCATCAACATGGGCACCGCGATCGGCGTGCCGTTCGTGGCGACCGAACCCAAAATCACCGCCGCGGTCTTCGGTCAGCACTGGCCCGACGCCCTGGCCGAGAAGGCGAAGCAGATCACCATCCCCATCGAGTTCGACCTGCAGTGGGACGACGAGCACATCGCGCGCGAGGAGGGTCTCGCGCTGTTCGACGCCTTCGCCTCGAAGGAGAAGTCGTTGCACGTGAACTCGGGCAAGCACAAGGAACTGCCCAGGTTCGAGGCCGACAGCGCGGTCCGGTTCTTCGCCCGGCACCTCGGCCGGGCGGTCACCCCACCGGCCTGA
- a CDS encoding AraC family transcriptional regulator, whose protein sequence is MDVLTDVLAATRTGQAGSVQTTPRGPWTMEINDPDRTGFHVVLKGAAVIWETDRPEQVMWLSPGDIVLSPAGKGHVIADAPARHRAAADPGCPGAADAALLCGWFEHGAATAHPLLAALPPLLVVSSQHGRRRDLAAAVDLLAAETATRQPGTDAVVARLVEILLVLAVRAWLDSEPADESCPPWLTGLRDPLTQRALQALHEAPSRPWTVQALADHLQVSRPTLARRFADHLGEGPMSYLTRWRMTLAAQQLRDTDAPIEAIAHRSGYASSYAFSKAFTRTHGQAPTHFRRAMTGRAGNGDLLIMEPSSEGAGSKG, encoded by the coding sequence ATGGACGTACTTACGGACGTGCTGGCCGCGACACGTACCGGTCAGGCCGGATCGGTGCAGACGACGCCGCGCGGCCCGTGGACGATGGAGATCAACGACCCGGACCGGACCGGCTTCCACGTGGTCCTCAAGGGCGCCGCCGTCATCTGGGAGACCGACCGCCCCGAGCAGGTCATGTGGCTGAGTCCCGGAGACATCGTGCTGTCACCCGCCGGGAAGGGGCACGTCATCGCCGACGCGCCTGCTCGGCATCGGGCGGCGGCCGACCCCGGTTGCCCGGGGGCCGCCGACGCGGCGCTGCTGTGCGGTTGGTTCGAGCACGGCGCAGCCACCGCCCACCCGCTGCTGGCCGCTCTGCCTCCGCTGCTGGTCGTCTCCAGCCAGCACGGCCGCCGCCGGGACCTGGCCGCCGCCGTCGACCTCCTCGCAGCGGAGACCGCAACGCGCCAGCCAGGAACCGACGCAGTCGTCGCGAGGCTGGTCGAGATCCTTCTCGTGCTGGCCGTACGGGCATGGCTCGACTCCGAGCCCGCCGACGAGTCCTGCCCGCCGTGGCTGACCGGCCTGCGTGACCCGCTCACGCAACGAGCCCTTCAAGCCCTCCACGAAGCGCCCTCCCGCCCCTGGACCGTCCAGGCCCTGGCCGATCACCTCCAGGTGTCCCGTCCCACCCTGGCGCGCAGATTCGCCGACCACCTCGGCGAAGGGCCCATGTCCTACCTCACCCGCTGGCGCATGACCCTCGCCGCCCAGCAGCTGCGCGACACCGACGCACCCATCGAAGCCATCGCGCACCGGAGCGGCTACGCATCCTCGTACGCCTTCAGCAAGGCATTCACCCGCACCCATGGACAAGCCCCCACCCACTTCCGCCGTGCCATGACCGGGCGGGCAGGCAACGGCGATCTGTTGATCATGGAGCCGTCAAGTGAGGGAGCTGGCAGTAAAGGATGA
- a CDS encoding MarR family winged helix-turn-helix transcriptional regulator — protein sequence MSDEDANPGAAPTLEQARKQIARYGLEADPQAVLVAVRLMAAGARLDRASEVHFARSGLSTGRYRLLVDLEDSDGEKSPSHLAKSLGVSRATVTGLVVGLEREGLVARRASAEDGRGSVVVLTARGSHRLRDMAGDHFARLEALVGGLAAGERGLFLDLLERITERIDALTAD from the coding sequence ATGAGTGACGAGGATGCGAACCCCGGCGCTGCGCCCACGCTCGAACAGGCGCGGAAGCAGATCGCGCGGTACGGGCTTGAGGCCGACCCGCAGGCGGTGCTGGTCGCGGTGCGCCTGATGGCTGCCGGGGCACGCCTGGACCGGGCGTCCGAAGTGCACTTTGCGCGTTCCGGGCTGTCGACCGGACGCTACCGCCTCTTGGTGGATCTCGAGGACAGCGACGGGGAGAAGTCACCGTCACACCTCGCAAAGAGTCTTGGCGTCTCGCGCGCCACAGTGACGGGCCTGGTCGTCGGCCTGGAGCGCGAGGGCCTGGTGGCCCGCCGCGCCTCAGCGGAGGACGGGCGGGGCTCAGTGGTCGTACTCACGGCGCGCGGCAGCCATCGGTTGCGCGACATGGCCGGGGACCACTTCGCACGGCTTGAGGCACTGGTCGGCGGACTGGCCGCCGGCGAACGCGGACTGTTCCTCGACCTCCTGGAGCGGATCACCGAGCGGATCGACGCGCTGACTGCCGACTAG
- a CDS encoding nuclear transport factor 2 family protein has protein sequence MQEETARSAIDTFISAFNASDDSSVTALLSQALTSDVVFWGPLGRSEGIEAVERFVLDIRRHPAGTGTMVRCSAVDMPDEWARYEWVFTTPGGGPRLAGTDVVHLRRSLIDQVIVFAGEIGPSAS, from the coding sequence ATGCAGGAAGAGACGGCACGCTCCGCGATCGACACGTTCATTTCCGCGTTCAACGCCTCGGACGACAGCTCTGTGACTGCCCTGCTGTCCCAGGCCCTGACCTCAGATGTGGTGTTCTGGGGGCCGTTGGGTCGCAGCGAGGGCATCGAGGCGGTCGAGCGGTTCGTGCTGGACATCCGCCGCCACCCGGCGGGGACGGGCACGATGGTGCGCTGTTCAGCGGTGGACATGCCTGATGAGTGGGCCCGGTACGAGTGGGTCTTCACGACGCCGGGCGGAGGCCCCCGCCTGGCGGGAACGGACGTCGTCCATCTGCGGCGGAGCCTCATCGACCAGGTGATCGTCTTCGCTGGGGAGATCGGTCCGTCCGCCTCCTGA
- a CDS encoding NmrA family NAD(P)-binding protein, whose product MITIIGASGATGSALLRRLSEREVPCRAVSRTPGNLRAAIGTHMPVEIVGADAADPQTLRAAFEGSTQLFLAMANSPRQAELETNVIDAAAHCGVRHVVKLSAPAAEPASPVAFSRSHWQVEEHLANTEMTATLLRPYAFMHKLLLNAPAIAEGVLIGAMREAPCNYIDVRDIADVAAETLLCPSLAGATYTLTGPQAFSHPELACLLGELTRRPVRYIDLPPSDFHRHLVSAAHMPPWLANHVVEIQQLAIAQPESPNDTIETVLGRPARTLHAFLREHLHTFTKTA is encoded by the coding sequence GTGATCACCATCATCGGCGCCAGCGGCGCCACCGGCAGCGCCCTGCTCCGGCGGCTCTCCGAACGCGAAGTGCCCTGCCGCGCCGTCAGCCGTACGCCCGGCAATCTGCGCGCCGCCATCGGTACACACATGCCCGTCGAGATCGTCGGTGCGGACGCCGCAGATCCTCAGACGCTCCGCGCCGCGTTCGAGGGATCCACGCAACTGTTCCTCGCCATGGCCAACAGCCCGCGTCAAGCCGAGCTGGAGACCAACGTGATAGACGCGGCAGCCCACTGCGGGGTACGGCACGTGGTCAAACTCTCCGCCCCGGCAGCCGAGCCCGCCTCACCGGTGGCCTTCTCGCGCAGCCACTGGCAGGTCGAAGAACACCTGGCCAACACCGAAATGACGGCCACGCTGCTCCGGCCCTACGCGTTCATGCACAAGCTGCTCCTCAACGCCCCAGCCATCGCCGAGGGCGTACTCATCGGGGCCATGCGCGAGGCACCCTGCAACTACATCGACGTCCGGGACATCGCCGACGTCGCCGCCGAAACCCTCCTGTGCCCCAGCCTTGCCGGCGCCACCTACACCCTCACCGGCCCGCAAGCCTTCAGCCACCCCGAGCTCGCCTGTCTGCTCGGCGAGCTGACCCGCCGCCCCGTCCGCTACATCGACCTGCCTCCGAGCGATTTCCACCGCCACCTCGTGTCCGCCGCACACATGCCGCCCTGGCTCGCCAATCACGTCGTAGAGATCCAGCAACTGGCCATCGCACAACCGGAATCCCCCAACGACACCATCGAGACCGTCCTCGGCCGCCCCGCCAGGACACTGCACGCCTTCCTCCGCGAGCACCTCCACACGTTCACCAAGACCGCATGA